The following DNA comes from Acipenser ruthenus chromosome 58, fAciRut3.2 maternal haplotype, whole genome shotgun sequence.
GGCTGATGCATTAACCCACcgctcctcctcccccctctgcCCTCTCCTCTATCTctttccccctcccctctcttccaAACCCTGTACATCCATTGATCTAGATTCTCAACGACTGGGCTGTGTTTCTCTTTCCTTGCACAGGACCATCGATGGAAAGACGTATGTTGGTGTGGTGAAGAAGAAGGAAGAGGCCAAGCAGCAGTATGATCAGGCCGTGTCCCGGGGGCACAGCGCTGGACTGGTCAAGTAagactgtctctgtctgtctgcctgcctgtctgtctgtctttgatTCAGAGCTGCTCTGCTAGTTTCCAATCCCAGTGGCTGCAGCCCAGTACTGCAGTGGTAGCTCCGATTCCAATGAAGccacgtgtgtgcgtgtgtgcatgtcagtgtgtgtgcgtgtcagtgtgcgtaCCGGGTGATGATCGctcttcaatctgctcagcactCACTAGCCTGTCCAGCCTCACAGAGCGGGACAGTGAAGCTGCCCTTGTTGTGACTGCACTCTCTCTTTCAAACACTCCCCAGAGTCTCCGGGAGGAAGATGGAAGAGTTCAAGGTGTCGGTGAACATCGCGGCGCTCAGCAAGGTCACCTTTGAGCTCACCTACGAGGAGCTGCTGAAGCGACACCTGGGGAAGTACGAGCTCGCCATCAAAGTGCGGCCGCAGCAACTGGTCAAACACTTCAAGGTACTGTGAGTGTAGCTGAGAAAGGGGAGGTCTGGACGACACAGGCTGTTCCAGGGAGGGAGGTggggagagggggtggggagAGGGGGTGGGGACCCCTTAGTAAGATGTTGAGCCCCCACAGGAACAAACACTCACTTTAACagatgttatattttttatttttaaaagattatAAACCAGACAGGAAGTGCGTTCCCTAATCTGGACTCTTAAAATGCGCAATGCAATTTGAGCTGATTTATTAAGAAGTTGAACTTTTCCTTGTATCTTTTCCTTGTATCTTTTACAGTAGAATGATCTCAAGTGCCGTGGCTGTTCCCACAGTCTCTGAAGTCTTTGTGAAGAGCAGTGTACTGAGTTAAACCTGTCCTTGTTTTCATTCTGCGTGgatgtgctgtgtgtttgtttttcagatcGATGCTCATATCTATGAACCTCAGGGCATTAGCTTTTTGGATGCGCATGCAGCATTTCTAACTAACGACTTGGCAGAGACCGTGAAGAAGACATTAACCCAGGACAAGGTAGGAAGAGCTGGTAATGACGGTGTTGTTATTATGCAACAAGCATGCTCAATACAGTCCCTGAAACACATGCCTGCTTCAGAAGTCATGTTCATGTGTTGTGTGTCTCTTCTTGTGAAAGAGATAtgatctcgtgcagtttgggcaGAAGGACGGTGAAGCTAAGCTGAGCTGCTCAACCCTATGAGATAACCTGCAGAGCTAACACACAAGCCTGCTAAACACAGCCCCCTGTAATACAAACGTGCTTGAGAAGTAAATACGGTAAGCGTATGAGAgacacctcccccccccctgcAGAGACACACCATGCATACTCCTACACACGACAGCTTTACCATGACATCACTGTGCACAGCACGGGGTGACATCACTGTGCACAGCACGGGGTGACATCACTGTGCACAGCACGGGGTGACATCACTGTGCACAGCACGGGGCGACATCACTGTGCACAGCACGGGGTGACATCACTACATCACTGTGCACAGCACGGGGTGACATCACTCAGCACAGGATGATGAGACGACCGGAATTTTGACAAACGCATATCAGTGATTGGTCGATTTCTCAGACCTGATTTATAATCCTCTTTAGGCCCACGTTGTGTTTGAACCAACACTGGACCAGCAGCGCAAGTGTCCGGAATGCTCTGAAAGCATCTTAGACGGAGAGTTCATCATTAAATATGACGTGAAGAGAGAAGCATCAGCAGGAGATATCCAGGTACTCGCTCTGCACTTGAGAGGGGCTGTGAACTGTCTTCAATGATCACTTTATACCAGCTCCATTCTTTCTAATCTTTTTTAACCAAGTAATATGAATTCATATCTTGTCTATCGTTGTTTCTGCTCGGATCATTATTAACCGTGCTGACCAGCTGTTCCAGGAAaccattgcttctgaaaagactcctcacgGCGGGCTGTGAGGATATAAACAGGCTTCACAATGTGGCACATACTGCAGGGCTGGCTAAAGATATCGCCCTTCCACGCCTGGTCTgtgttccaaccctgttccacATTTTTTATCGGAACCAATTAAAAGTTCCatccagaccctaaagtagttaattatctaATTGTACCTGTtagacctggagtggaatgaaCCTCCAGGGCCATgattgattggacacccctgacctCCGGACTTCAGTTCGCAGGGAAACACTGATATGTTTCCCCGTCAGCCCTGGGGGAGTCTTTCCAGAAGCAGTTTTTTTTAGTTAGTAAGCAAAAGCAACACTAGAGAAAGATCGCACACAGAGAGCACATGCCATAGGAACAGGTGAGAAATAAGAAATGATGGCATTTTTAGATGATAAAAAGGCAATGAGAATTGAGGGGCCCATTGTCCCCTGGATCtgtcatataaaaaataaagaatgtaaGTACGCATGTGTTTTAAGGGCTCTGTTCTATTCTCAGATCGTGAACGGATACTTTGTTCACTATTTTGCGCCCAGCGATCTGCCGAGGATGCAGAAGAATGTGGTATTCGTGATAGATCGCAGTGGCTCCATGCACGGGAAGAAAATGCAGCAGGTGCTTCATTAACTTGTGATGCTCTGTGAAATGTTATTACTGTGAAAAATACTTCATTCTCTTGAATGCATTTAGTAGACCTGGAGGCTGCCACGTGGTTAATATTTCTAATCCATGTGCTTCGCTGCAGTTTGAAAGCTGCAGCATTGCCCCTGAGATTGCAATTTAAGTTTTTACCACTAGATAAACAGCCTGCAATGCTGACTGCGTTTGCTAATGATATAGTAAACAGTTGTTTTATTAACGTAGCACTGGAAGGAACCCCAGTCACTAGCATGGCATCTCTTCTGCTTTCTTTTCTCGGAAAGACTCGGGAAGCTCTTCTGAAGATCCTAGAAGACATTCATGAAGATGATCATTTCGGCTTGATAACGTTCGACAGCGAGGTCTCGACTTGGAAAAGTACTTTAGTTCAAGCTACTCCCAAGATGGTGCAGCAGGCTAAAACTTTCGTGGGACGCATTACAGACCGAGGAGGTGAGCGCTGAAACGGGGCTGAACCCCTCCACagtgtatctgtgatgcaaccgATTTGAAACACGAGATGACATTGATCACGAAGATCATATGATAAACGCATGTCATTAACGTATGGAGTTCCATCCTCACAATcgcagtaaatacagtacagtgcagcccCGTTTATCACACTGTAGTCGGGAGCTGTAGGTAAGAAAGCATGCACTTTGTGTTCTGCCGTATATCGAGAATGTAAGTGCTAGTCTAATGGCATTAGGGGGCAACTGGGAGCTATGAAAATACTGCCTTATAACCCGTGTGATGCTATAAAGGAATGCCTTATAGGGAGCAGTGTATTAGTACATCACAAGTACAGTGCAACTGCTGGTTGCTGATGTAGCCGTATCTTCTCTGTGTTTGTGCCGTTCCAGCAACCGATATAAATGCAGCTGTTCTGAAAGGAGTGGAAATGCTGAAGATTTCCAAGGAAGAGAGGAAGCTCCCTGAACGCAGCGTCTCCATTATCATTCTGCTGACTGATGGCGATCCCACATCCGGTACAGATGCACGCTCGTTAATGAACTGATTAACGAACTCATTCCAATAGCAGTATCCCTGGGCTGTGCGGATCCTGCCCTTACTGATGGGTGTTTCTAATCCACAGGCGTCACTAACCTGGAGCAGATCCAGTCCAATATAAAGAAAGGGATTGAAGGCCTCTACACGCTGTACTGCCTGGGCTTTGGCTTTGACGTTAATTACAACTTTCTGGAGAAGCTGGCCCTGGAGAACGGGGGCGTGGCTCGGCGGATCTACGAAAGCTCTGACTCCGCCTTGCAGCTCCAGGTAGGATTGGAAACCCCCGAGCTCTGGAAGCGTGTCTCAGAAGCGCAGGCGGAGTCTGGAGCGTGTCTGATGGGCTCTCCCTTTGTCTTCCAGGGGTTTTATGAAGAGGTGGCAACCCCTTTGCTGCAGCAGGTTGAGCTGCAGTACCCGGGCAACGGGGTCTCTGATCTGACAGAAAATGTTTTCAGACATTACTACAACGGCTCCGAAATTGTGGTCGCTGGACGTATTTCCAAAAACGACCTGGAGATACTGAGCGTACAGATAAAAGCAGGGGCAGTAAGTTGGTCAATTtgctaatctatctatctatctatctatctatacatacaTGTGTTACACAGTCAGGATTCAGTCAATCGctgacaaaaataatatataaggaggcttggtggtccagtggttaaagaaagtcacttaacttccttgtgctccgtccttcaaaTGAGGTGTAAagccgaggtcctattggaagtgactctgcagcagcagctgtgacgCATcattcacccccaagtctctgtaagtcgctttggatacaaacgtctgctaaatgaataataattaaacagacacacacaacagctAATGCTGGTCCCTGTGCTGCTGCGCTTGCTCTGGTCAGTCGCGGTTGGGTGTGGACGTTCCAAGTCCAATCCTAGTTTAGCCACtatgtgtgtgaccctgagcaagtcacttaacctccttgtgctccatccttcggatgaggcGTAAAgtcgaggtcctattggaggtgactctgcagcagcagcagctgtgatgcattgtgataaacagacacacactcaacAGCTCATACTAGTCCCTGTGCTGCTGTGCTTGCTCTGGTCCAGTGTGGTTGAGTTGCTCTTTATTTTCACAGGCCAGCAGCGACCTGACCCTCGCAGCCGAGACGCCGGTGGAGGAGCAGGACGAAGCTGTGAAGAAGCACAAGTACATTTTCGGAGAGTACATCGAGAGGCTCTGGGCTTACCTGACCATCCAGCAGCTGCTGTCAAAGATGTAAGGAGTTTCACTGGCTCCGTCACAGATGAGCACAGGAAGACACTTGTTGTAGATTCCCTAATCGCTGAAGTTTTTACCGGATTCGTGGGCGTCAGAGGACACTATGGATCACTTGACTCTTTACAGTTTTGTGGGCCAATGCACAAGCTGTATTTGGTCATGTACCCCAAATTGGCATGCCAGTTTCGATCTGAGGGTTCAGTAATGTTGTTAGTAACATCTTTTAGCTATTTATTTCATCCCGTTTATTTTAGAAACCAAAGCGCTCCCCTTGTCTATGGTCGGGATGTTGCTTGTTCCTGGCTGGTGAAGGCACTGATTTAAGGTTTTGTTTAACTCTGGTGATTTCAGTGTTTCAGCTCAGCCTGAAGAGCGTGAAGCCCTCAATGAGAAAGCTCTGCAGCTCTCTCTGAACTATAACTTTGTGACTTCGCTGACATCGATGGTGGTGACCAAACCTGAGGAAGGGCAAACGGACCGAACCATGGTGGCACACAAGCCAACTGAAGCAGAGCAAGGAGACAGAGTTGACTTGAGTCgccatggtattattattattgttattattattattgttattattattattattattattattattattattattattaggcttccaagctggcttgtGAAGCCTATTGTTCttgtaaagatttatttttattattatttttatttattattgtcgtttttcctcccaaaactttacATTGCTTCTGTTCACACACGGTGTAACCAAACAacgtgaaacttggcaggtatcatcctgtGTACATTACAGTTCAGATGCCAAAAAAAATTGCGCGCCTGCATCAACCGGCCTggcgcattttttggaaaaacctttcaaaatcttctttaACCCTTAGCGGCCCATTTATTCAGCGCTTCTCAGGCGcatcgggtccaatttattttcacacatgcagtttattttagacgcgctgtttaaaagtatttgttttcacagtaaaacaggtttaaaaggcactgcatatcaacaggacactcagtactgcatctccagcccctctcctcgttcgctatatttttcagatacCTCTTCATaatcgtgcataccgataaatcatctcctgatcactcattttatctccaaactcctcaataatgcgatccaagtcattattttattactgtaacatcttaaaaagctctgcaaatgtccgtgatattctttgaacgctgaatgcagaagcagctatcttgtttgtttatgtccgtgttatctctgtggtgccggggctacgtgtattgctcagatccgccccctttttttcgtAAAACAAGATGGCGACCAGACCTATGTTTTGTTCTTAAATTTAAATCCGCTTAATTTGAACacggtttagttgattaactccaaagttgacacgCATCACCCCCGTGCCAATAAaattgacttttttaaaaatggtgtttgtgcataaacgtgacgcatttctttaaaaatctttaaaaatcaTCTTCTTGTTAAGcagtgaaccgattgatctgaaactttgcatacgtcatcagcaaccaaacccactTCGTTTCCGATGCAGaggttgctgcgataaattttactatcacgATGGCTGCCACAAAGTTCGCCAAAACGCGTCCAAACAACAAAATGTTTCAGTTTgaaaaccgtttaaccaactaactcctaacttggtaggcatcatcctggggacagtGGAATTCAAATATGTCAAAAtcgtgttcttttgtaaaacaagatggctgccagagctacattttcttcttaaatttaaaactgcttcagttgaaaaatggtttatttgattaactccaaagttgacaagcatcatccctgtgtcaatacaattgacttttggtgtttgtgcgtaaaccaatatggccacctgacgcatttctttaaaaacttatcaaaatctttggtcaaatgtaaaactagcttataactccttatgaAGTGcagacaggttaatggttactgtaGAACACAGATAGGAAACCTTATGTACTCTattaaaaaattaccttgatcgtgacatttgacctctccttaaggttaaatgtaaaattagcttataacgcTTTACAGTGTATAGAGAGAGTCATGgttataaagcattgtgagataatgaactaatgcagtattttgaattgaaactgttcCTTAAGAACTGACCTGTTGCtgacttgtgctgcaatgctacagcttgccaatatttccaactggtactgagcttggaagctgtAGAaatgcctggcagttctagttgttattattattattattattattattattattattattattattattattatgcacaaTTCTCATAATAGCAGCTTAACCTTTCCTGAATCCTTCCTATCCAAGTTAGAATTAATAGATAGTGTCATAACAAAGCCTTTttatgttaagaacataagaaagtttacaaacgagaggaggccattcagcccatcttgcttgtttggttgttagtagctcattgatcccagaatctcatcaagcagcttcttgaaggatcccagggtgtcagcttcaacaacattactggggagttggttctagaccctcacaattctctgtgtaaaaaagtgcctcctattttctgttctgaatgcccctttatctaatctccatttgtgacccctggtcctagtttcttttttcaggtcgaaaaagtcccttaggtcgacattgtctataccttttaggattttgaatgcttgaatcatatGACTGCATAGTCTtgtttgttcaaggctgaatagattcaatgcgttttaaacccgggataattctggttgctcttctttgcactctttctaaagcagcaatatcctttttgtaatgaggtgaccagaactgaacacaatattctaggtgaggtcttactaatgcattgtaaagttttaacattacttcccttgatttaaattcaacacttcgcACAATATATCTgatcatcttgttggccttttttatagcttccccacattgtctagatgaagacatttctgagtcaacaaaaactcctaggtctttttcatagattccttcttcaatttcactatctgtTCTTTCATTCAGGACTAGTGGGTGCAGCAATATTACCGGTTAATCCAGGTCGTACCTCAAGCAGAGCTTCTTATCTCAAGTTATCATCCGCACAACAGGCTCTTCCCTCCAGGCACCCCAAACGTGAGTAaagcatcatcatcattatcatcattattatcattatcatcattatcatcattattatcattatcactattatcattattattatcattatcactattatcattattatcattatcaatatcatcattattatcattattatcattatcatcattattatcactattatcattattatcattattattatcatcatcattattatcattattatcactatcatcattattatcaatATCATCactatcatcattattatcaatatcatcattattattattattattattattattattattattattatttatttcttagcagacatccttatccagggcgacttacagttgtaaacaaatacatttcaagaatcacagtgcaagtaataatacaattaagagcaagataaatacaatgatgaatacaattactttggttcaagcaagtacaagtgtgacaaaatacgattcaataatacagcagataacagtgtcagtgaaagttacatcaggatataattaaatacaaaatactacagattaaacacttggcagattacagtactctgaagtacaggattaaatgcagtaaaatagggggcagataagagcaagtaaagcacatttaaggaagggtgatatcattattatcattatcatcattattaatagtattatcattattatcattattatcactatcatcattattatcactattatcattattatcattattatccctattatcattatcatcattattatcactatcattatcatcattattatcattatcatcattaacatcattattatcattatcattattatcattattatcattattataactatcatcattatcatca
Coding sequences within:
- the LOC117971214 gene encoding inter-alpha-trypsin inhibitor heavy chain H3-like isoform X9, whose amino-acid sequence is MEASLCFALLVFLPAFTSTVALPQKRSAQGHGSDLEIYSFHVDCKVTSRFAHNVLTSRMANRANASREVTFDVELPKHAFISNFSMTIDGKTYVGVVKKKEEAKQQYDQAVSRGHSAGLVKVSGRKMEEFKVSVNIAALSKVTFELTYEELLKRHLGKYELAIKVRPQQLVKHFKIDAHIYEPQGISFLDAHAAFLTNDLAETVKKTLTQDKAHVVFEPTLDQQRKCPECSESILDGEFIIKYDVKREASAGDIQIVNGYFVHYFAPSDLPRMQKNVVFVIDRSGSMHGKKMQQTREALLKILEDIHEDDHFGLITFDSEVSTWKSTLVQATPKMVQQAKTFVGRITDRGATDINAAVLKGVEMLKISKEERKLPERSVSIIILLTDGDPTSGVTNLEQIQSNIKKGIEGLYTLYCLGFGFDVNYNFLEKLALENGGVARRIYESSDSALQLQGFYEEVATPLLQQVELQYPGNGVSDLTENVFRHYYNGSEIVVAGRISKNDLEILSVQIKAGAASSDLTLAAETPVEEQDEAVKKHKYIFGEYIERLWAYLTIQQLLSKIVSAQPEEREALNEKALQLSLNYNFVTSLTSMVVTKPEEGQTDRTMVAHKPTEAEQGDRVDLSRHGLVGAAILPVNPGRTSSRASYLKLSSAQQALPSRHPKRFHSPIVSLAYADYDMPVAFVDYDIQVDDYGMQARPTHKARPTHTARPTHTARPTHTAPPPTHTDENPRFVIPVKNKQRSVCFEIAAPSDGVILQLVSDADSGITINGELGEAGKSAFQKIGIVYKDLYEIEFNTQGLSLVNKTDHSIQTLSWSPMSIVLDSLSLSSSNGRTTEVTLGSTVIEVLLHRSRQDFLWLKIKLNDFSAGSTGLLGRFSRQLSVKEGRIGSKVLIEVYGHDVTVTRDFTVDYGTLSKDRVSCWVVPDGGRGAIEGSYSDYVVQTLFQKP
- the LOC117971214 gene encoding inter-alpha-trypsin inhibitor heavy chain H3-like isoform X14 translates to MEASLCFALLVFLPAFTSTVALPQKRSAQGHGSDLEIYSFHVDCKVTSRFAHNVLTSRMANRANASREVTFDVELPKHAFISNFSMTIDGKTYVGVVKKKEEAKQQYDQAVSRGHSAGLVKVSGRKMEEFKVSVNIAALSKVTFELTYEELLKRHLGKYELAIKVRPQQLVKHFKIDAHIYEPQGISFLDAHAAFLTNDLAETVKKTLTQDKAHVVFEPTLDQQRKCPECSESILDGEFIIKYDVKREASAGDIQIVNGYFVHYFAPSDLPRMQKNVVFVIDRSGSMHGKKMQQTREALLKILEDIHEDDHFGLITFDSEVSTWKSTLVQATPKMVQQAKTFVGRITDRGATDINAAVLKGVEMLKISKEERKLPERSVSIIILLTDGDPTSGVTNLEQIQSNIKKGIEGLYTLYCLGFGFDVNYNFLEKLALENGGVARRIYESSDSALQLQGFYEEVATPLLQQVELQYPGNGVSDLTENVFRHYYNGSEIVVAGRISKNDLEILSVQIKAGAASSDLTLAAETPVEEQDEAVKKHKYIFGEYIERLWAYLTIQQLLSKIVSAQPEEREALNEKALQLSLNYNFVTSLTSMVVTKPEEGQTDRTMVAHKPTEAEQGDRVDLSRHGLVGAAILPVNPGRTSSRASYLKLSSAQQALPSRHPKRFHSPIVSLAYADYDMPVAFVDYDIQVDDYGMQARPTHKARPTHTARPTHTAPPPTHTADENPRFVIPVKNKQRSVCFEIAAPSDGVILQLVSDADSGITINGELGEAGKSAFQKIGIVYKDLYEIEFNTQGLSLVNKTDHSIQTLSWSPMSIVLDSLSLSSSNGRTTEVTLGSTVIEVLLHRSRQDFLWLKIKLNDFSAGSTGLLGRFSRQLSVKEGRIGSKVLIEVYGHDVTVTRDFTVDYGTLSKDRVSCWVVPDGGRGAIEGSYSDYVVQTLFQKP
- the LOC117971214 gene encoding inter-alpha-trypsin inhibitor heavy chain H3-like isoform X45, with translation MEASLCFALLVFLPAFTSTVALPQKRSAQGHGSDLEIYSFHVDCKVTSRFAHNVLTSRMANRANASREVTFDVELPKHAFISNFSMTIDGKTYVGVVKKKEEAKQQYDQAVSRGHSAGLVKVSGRKMEEFKVSVNIAALSKVTFELTYEELLKRHLGKYELAIKVRPQQLVKHFKIDAHIYEPQGISFLDAHAAFLTNDLAETVKKTLTQDKAHVVFEPTLDQQRKCPECSESILDGEFIIKYDVKREASAGDIQIVNGYFVHYFAPSDLPRMQKNVVFVIDRSGSMHGKKMQQTREALLKILEDIHEDDHFGLITFDSEVSTWKSTLVQATPKMVQQAKTFVGRITDRGATDINAAVLKGVEMLKISKEERKLPERSVSIIILLTDGDPTSGVTNLEQIQSNIKKGIEGLYTLYCLGFGFDVNYNFLEKLALENGGVARRIYESSDSALQLQGFYEEVATPLLQQVELQYPGNGVSDLTENVFRHYYNGSEIVVAGRISKNDLEILSVQIKAGAASSDLTLAAETPVEEQDEAVKKHKYIFGEYIERLWAYLTIQQLLSKIVSAQPEEREALNEKALQLSLNYNFVTSLTSMVVTKPEEGQTDRTMVAHKPTEAEQGDRVDLSRHGLVGAAILPVNPGRTSSRASYLKLSSAQQALPSRHPKRFHSPIVSLAYADYDMPVDDYGMQARPTHKARPTHTAPPPTHTADENPRFVIPVKNKQRSVCFEIAAPSDGVILQLVSDADSGITINGELGEAGKSAFQKIGIVYKDLYEIEFNTQGLSLVNKTDHSIQTLSWSPMSIVLDSLSLSSSNGRTTEVTLGSTVIEVLLHRSRQDFLWLKIKLNDFSAGSTGLLGRFSRQLSVKEGRIGSKVLIEVYGHDVTVTRDFTVDYGTLSKDRVSCWVVPDGGRGAIEGSYSDYVVQTLFQKP
- the LOC117971214 gene encoding inter-alpha-trypsin inhibitor heavy chain H3-like isoform X31; amino-acid sequence: MEASLCFALLVFLPAFTSTVALPQKRSAQGHGSDLEIYSFHVDCKVTSRFAHNVLTSRMANRANASREVTFDVELPKHAFISNFSMTIDGKTYVGVVKKKEEAKQQYDQAVSRGHSAGLVKVSGRKMEEFKVSVNIAALSKVTFELTYEELLKRHLGKYELAIKVRPQQLVKHFKIDAHIYEPQGISFLDAHAAFLTNDLAETVKKTLTQDKAHVVFEPTLDQQRKCPECSESILDGEFIIKYDVKREASAGDIQIVNGYFVHYFAPSDLPRMQKNVVFVIDRSGSMHGKKMQQTREALLKILEDIHEDDHFGLITFDSEVSTWKSTLVQATPKMVQQAKTFVGRITDRGATDINAAVLKGVEMLKISKEERKLPERSVSIIILLTDGDPTSGVTNLEQIQSNIKKGIEGLYTLYCLGFGFDVNYNFLEKLALENGGVARRIYESSDSALQLQGFYEEVATPLLQQVELQYPGNGVSDLTENVFRHYYNGSEIVVAGRISKNDLEILSVQIKAGAASSDLTLAAETPVEEQDEAVKKHKYIFGEYIERLWAYLTIQQLLSKIVSAQPEEREALNEKALQLSLNYNFVTSLTSMVVTKPEEGQTDRTMVAHKPTEAEQGDRVDLSRHGLVGAAILPVNPGRTSSRASYLKLSSAQQALPSRHPKRFHSPIVSLAYADYDMPVAFVDYDIQARPTHKARPTHTARPTHTAPPPTHTADENPRFVIPVKNKQRSVCFEIAAPSDGVILQLVSDADSGITINGELGEAGKSAFQKIGIVYKDLYEIEFNTQGLSLVNKTDHSIQTLSWSPMSIVLDSLSLSSSNGRTTEVTLGSTVIEVLLHRSRQDFLWLKIKLNDFSAGSTGLLGRFSRQLSVKEGRIGSKVLIEVYGHDVTVTRDFTVDYGTLSKDRVSCWVVPDGGRGAIEGSYSDYVVQTLFQKP
- the LOC117971214 gene encoding inter-alpha-trypsin inhibitor heavy chain H3-like isoform X1 — translated: MEASLCFALLVFLPAFTSTVALPQKRSAQGHGSDLEIYSFHVDCKVTSRFAHNVLTSRMANRANASREVTFDVELPKHAFISNFSMTIDGKTYVGVVKKKEEAKQQYDQAVSRGHSAGLVKVSGRKMEEFKVSVNIAALSKVTFELTYEELLKRHLGKYELAIKVRPQQLVKHFKIDAHIYEPQGISFLDAHAAFLTNDLAETVKKTLTQDKAHVVFEPTLDQQRKCPECSESILDGEFIIKYDVKREASAGDIQIVNGYFVHYFAPSDLPRMQKNVVFVIDRSGSMHGKKMQQTREALLKILEDIHEDDHFGLITFDSEVSTWKSTLVQATPKMVQQAKTFVGRITDRGATDINAAVLKGVEMLKISKEERKLPERSVSIIILLTDGDPTSGVTNLEQIQSNIKKGIEGLYTLYCLGFGFDVNYNFLEKLALENGGVARRIYESSDSALQLQGFYEEVATPLLQQVELQYPGNGVSDLTENVFRHYYNGSEIVVAGRISKNDLEILSVQIKAGAASSDLTLAAETPVEEQDEAVKKHKYIFGEYIERLWAYLTIQQLLSKIVSAQPEEREALNEKALQLSLNYNFVTSLTSMVVTKPEEGQTDRTMVAHKPTEAEQGDRVDLSRHGLVGAAILPVNPGRTSSRASYLKLSSAQQALPSRHPKRFHSPIVSLAYADYDMPVAFVDYDIQVDDYGMQARPTHKARPTHKARPTHTARPTHTARPTHTAPPPTHTADENPRFVIPVKNKQRSVCFEIAAPSDGVILQLVSDADSGITINGELGEAGKSAFQKIGIVYKDLYEIEFNTQGLSLVNKTDHSIQTLSWSPMSIVLDSLSLSSSNGRTTEVTLGSTVIEVLLHRSRQDFLWLKIKLNDFSAGSTGLLGRFSRQLSVKEGRIGSKVLIEVYGHDVTVTRDFTVDYGTLSKDRVSCWVVPDGGRGAIEGSYSDYVVQTLFQKP
- the LOC117971214 gene encoding inter-alpha-trypsin inhibitor heavy chain H3-like isoform X20, which translates into the protein MEASLCFALLVFLPAFTSTVALPQKRSAQGHGSDLEIYSFHVDCKVTSRFAHNVLTSRMANRANASREVTFDVELPKHAFISNFSMTIDGKTYVGVVKKKEEAKQQYDQAVSRGHSAGLVKVSGRKMEEFKVSVNIAALSKVTFELTYEELLKRHLGKYELAIKVRPQQLVKHFKIDAHIYEPQGISFLDAHAAFLTNDLAETVKKTLTQDKAHVVFEPTLDQQRKCPECSESILDGEFIIKYDVKREASAGDIQIVNGYFVHYFAPSDLPRMQKNVVFVIDRSGSMHGKKMQQTREALLKILEDIHEDDHFGLITFDSEVSTWKSTLVQATPKMVQQAKTFVGRITDRGATDINAAVLKGVEMLKISKEERKLPERSVSIIILLTDGDPTSGVTNLEQIQSNIKKGIEGLYTLYCLGFGFDVNYNFLEKLALENGGVARRIYESSDSALQLQGFYEEVATPLLQQVELQYPGNGVSDLTENVFRHYYNGSEIVVAGRISKNDLEILSVQIKAGAASSDLTLAAETPVEEQDEAVKKHKYIFGEYIERLWAYLTIQQLLSKIVSAQPEEREALNEKALQLSLNYNFVTSLTSMVVTKPEEGQTDRTMVAHKPTEAEQGDRVDLSRHGLVGAAILPVNPGRTSSRASYLKLSSAQQALPSRHPKRFHSPIVSLAYADYDMPVAFVDYDIQVDDYGMQARPTHKARPTHTARPTHTAPPPTHTDENPRFVIPVKNKQRSVCFEIAAPSDGVILQLVSDADSGITINGELGEAGKSAFQKIGIVYKDLYEIEFNTQGLSLVNKTDHSIQTLSWSPMSIVLDSLSLSSSNGRTTEVTLGSTVIEVLLHRSRQDFLWLKIKLNDFSAGSTGLLGRFSRQLSVKEGRIGSKVLIEVYGHDVTVTRDFTVDYGTLSKDRVSCWVVPDGGRGAIEGSYSDYVVQTLFQKP